AAATGAAACATAAATCATTACACCTGCTGAAAAACCTAATGCAACAGATAAAAATTTAGTGTTAGTCCTTTTTGTAAGCAACGAAAGTACACTTCCTATCCCTGTGGAAAGCCCGGCAAAAAGCGTCAGTAAAAAGGCAAACATAACATTAGATAGCTCCATATAATACTCCTTTCAATGTCATTTCCATACAATTAATTATACACCGAAATATCCTAATATAAACTTGTTTATAAACAGCTTTTTAATTTTTTGTTATTAATGGCAGCCAAAATACTGCAGAGCATAAAATGAACAAACACACGGCATAGCCGAAACCGACTATGCCGTGCGCTGTAATCAATACTTCTTTATTGTAGGCGTATTATTCGCCGCATTCATCATGATGTTGATGCTCATGGCAGACTGAACCTGTTGATTTTAATGAACCTTTAAGATATGCTTCCGTTGCTGCCTTGGCATCACCGCTGGCACCAACAATTACTTCTATCCCTTTTTCATTAAAAATATCTATGGCTCCGCCTCCCATTCCGCCTGATATGATTACATTAATTCCCATATCATTTAAAAAGTTTGGCAAAAATCCCGGCCTGTGTCCCGGATTTGGAATTGACTCTTCTTTTGTAATAACATCATTTTCAGTTTCAAAAATATTGAAATTTATACAATGTCCAAAGTGTTCTGTTACTCTTTCATTTTCGCTGGCAACTGCTATTTTTATCATTTTTATCTCCTTTATATATATTATCTGGTAAAAGGTATTTAGCCTCAACCATTTCCTAAACTTATTTTATTCCTACTTCATTCGCTGTACAGCAATTCCATAGTCTTGCTGTATAAATGTTTTACAACCGTGCCGGATTTGCATTCTACATCGACAATGGTTTGGCCATTATTAACAGCCTTAACAGCTTCTGAATCATAAGGTATTCTACCTACAAACGGAATTTTGTTCTCCTTACAAAACTTTTCTATTTTTTCAGAATTTTCATAATTAATATCATATTTATTTATGCAGACTGCAACCCTTGCACCGAACTTAGCTGCGGTATTTATTATCCTTTCCATATCACTGATACCTGAAACAGAAGGCTCTGCAACTATCAGTACCATGTGAACACCGCTCAGTGATGCAATAACAGGGCACCCTATTCCAGGAGAGCCGTCTATTATTGATAATTCAGCACTAGGAGCTGCTGATCTCATTTGTTTTTTCACTTCACTTACCAGCATCCCAGAAGTACCATTTCCCATTTTTAGCTGTGCTGTTGAAAAAACTTTTTCATTTTCGGAATACAACATAAGCTCTCCGGCAACAGATGGTCTCAAGCTTACCGCATTGACAGGGCAAACAAGTTCGCAAACACCGCAACCCTCACAAGCAAAAGGATCGACTTTATACATTTCTGTTTTAGATATGGCACTAAATCTGCAACTTCTGGCACATTTGCCACAATCAATGCATATTTCCGGGTCTATTTCCGCTTTTGGGAGGCCATAATAATCCGTTATTTCCGGATTGGTGTTTTGTCCGGCTATAAGGTGTAAATTAGGCGCATCAACATCGCAGTCAGCATATGATTTAGCATCGGAAAGCTTTATAAATGCACTTGCTATCGTAGTCTTTCCGGTGCCGCCTTTACCGCTGAGAATTAATAGCTGCTTCATTTTGCACCTCCTGTGTCACTTTATCGAGCAAAGTTAAAAATAATTCTTTATATTTCTTACTTTTAAATACGGCAATTTCCGCATTTGAGTTCAGCATTCCAAGCTCACTGTCAAATGGAATCTTGCTTAAAATTTTAATGTTATTTTCATGACAAAATCTTTCCGCGGGATTTTCTCCATCTGTACATTTATTTAAAACTGCGCCAAAAGGCTTTTTAAAAATTTTAACCAATTCATAAACCATGTTGAGATTGTGCACACCAAACAAGGTAGGTTCTGCAACTAATATGCAATAATCCGCATCTTTGATGCTCTCCATTACACTGCATGCGCTTCCGGGCGGGCAGTCAATAAAAACATTCTTACATGAACCGAAATTGCTCTCATCAAGAAGATCTTTTATAATAGGAATACCTGAAACTTCTCCTGTGTTCAACATCCCTGTACGCACGGTTATCTGATCGGAATTTCCTTCAAGCACTTTACCTACTGACTTGTTTTTTTCCGTCAACGCATTTTCCGGGCATAACATTGCACATCCACCGCATGAATGGCATACCTCTTCAAATACAATCAATCTGTCTCTTATATGGGCGAGCGCATTGTACTTGCAAAAATCAACACACTTACGGCATCCGTTACACAAATCATAATTAACCTGAGGAACTTTCACATAAATTCCTTTTTCCTGAACGTTATCCGGTTTCAAAAAGAGATGACCATTTGGCTCCTCTACATCGCAATCTATATATTCTGAATTACCTGATACGGCTGCCAAATTAACCGAAACTAAAGTTTTTCCCGTTCCGCCCTTACCGCTCAGAACAGCAATCTTCATATTAATTGCCTCCGTGATGTCCGTGGAATCCGGCATGTATTTCATCAAGTTGAGAAAGCTCTCCCGCAATAAATGCATCAATGTTCTCCTTTGCAGAAGAACTCCTTGTTTTAAATATTTTAATATCAGCAGCCTTAAGTACTTCAGCTGCATTTTCTCCGCATCGACGCGCAAGTACCGATTCAGCCCCGCTGTCTACTATTGCCTGAGCCGCTTTAATTCCAGCTCCTCCTGTCATAGCTGCCGCACTGTTGTCAAGAAACACAGCTTCATTTGCTTCGGTATCATAAATCATAAAGTAAGGTGCTCGGCCAAATGACACGCACTCCTCTGTTTTAATGTCTTTTTTATCTACGGGTATTGCTATTTTCATAAAAGCCTCCATTTTTTCTTTACCGCACATTTGTACATCATGTCAAATGTTAATTCAAAGTACTTATTGAACTTTTACAGCATAAAATAATCGTTGTTATCGACATATGTCATTTATGTTTTAATTATACTCCTTATTTGACATATGTCAATAACATTTTAGAGGTTTCCCAAAAATTTGTTTTTATATCTTTGCAATTTATTTAAAGTATAAATACAAAAAATTTTTAATAGTGCTCAATTAATATTTTCGAACCATTTTCATTAAAATATATAAAATCTCCTTCAGGATAATGCCAGACAGAGCTAACAACTCTTGGCACCCATATTTCATTGCTCTGATGATAGTCTTCAACTATTGCCGACCATGGCGCCTTCCTCTCGCTGCCGTCCATAGAGACCGATATTCTATCATTTGTTCTGAAACTGCGCCATAACCCGTCCTCATCAAATGTAAATACACCTGAAGCTGATATTCCGTAGCAACTTATCTCTGCTTCGGCATGCGTGCTGTCGATTTCCTTCCACGTAATGAAATCTTGCAACGCTGCATTTGGGAAAATCAGACTTTCAGACAAATATGTCACTAAGCATGCCCTATCCATTTCAGCTCCTCTCTGATCGAATAGTGTTATAATCTTTGCAATAACTCCTTTCATTCTTCCTATTCCGCAATCATAGGAATCAAGCCCCTCAAATGGAATACCATACAAATTAGAATTTATAAACGCAAAGCGCTCAGGGCGTTTTACAAAATTGCACTGAGTATGATCAATCTTTATTGTCTTAGATGGTGACATCTTAAAATTTACATTTTTATAATATGCCTTCATATAACTCATTTTAGGCTTACCAATATACCCGCATTTCTTAAAATATTTTTGTACAGGCTCCGGAAGATTTATCATATCATTTTCAGTAAATACTTCTAATGTCTTGCTCATTGATTTAACTCTGTTTTCAATCACATTATTAAACTCTTTTTTTGTCTTTGAATACGGCATGTAAAGAAATAATATTAATAATACAATCACAAATAATCCTGATAATAGTAGATACCACATACTCTTTTTCTCCCCTTTCATATTATCCAAATCTTTGTCTTTAAAAATACAAATGTTATTTTGCTTTGAATTACTATTTCTAAAATATTATCTATTCATTTTAACAGCACGATTAAACATAAAATAACCTATTATGAACATTATTGCGATAGATGCAACCCCAGTCTTTGAATTTCCGCTGATTTGTGTGGTTAATCCCATTATAAACGCTCCGGTAAATGATGCTCCTTTTCCAAAGATATCAAAGAAACCAAAGTACTCACTTGATTTTTCTTTAGGAATAATTTTAGCAAAATACGACCTGGAAAGAGCTTGTATTGCTCCCTGAAACATTGCCACACACACGGCCAGGAACCAAAATTCCCACGCCTTATCCAACTGAAGCGCAAATATAGTTATTAAAAAGTAGCCTATTATGCTGACATTTATTAAATCTTTTGTCTTATATTTTTTAGAAAGTTTTCCGAACATTAGTGCAAATGGAAATGCAACAACCTGTGTCAGCAAAAGAGCAAACAGTAAATTGTTGTCACTTATGCCCACATCTTTTCCATAGGATGTTGCCATTTCAATTATTGTATATACTCCGTCAATATAGAAAAAAAACGCCATAAGAAATATAAAAATTTCTTTTTGGTTTTTTATATCCATAAATGTATTTTTCAGTCTAACAAGTGCTTCCCGTATAGCATTCTTTTTTGTTTCCACATAATAAATTTGTCTATAATTTTTAAGCAAAGGAAAAGAAGCAGCAACCCACCACGCTGCAGTCAATATGAAAGCAAATTTTGTTGCATTTGAAGCAGTAATATAAAGTTTATCTGAAAAAAGTATAATAACCAAACTCAATGTAAAGGGAACACAACTTCCTATATACCCCCATGCATACCCAAGGGAAGAGAGCAAGTCCATTTTATCTTCAGCCGTTACATCCGGCAGCATGGAATCATAAAATATCAAACTTCCTGATATACCTATCTTTGCAATTACAAATATAAAAAGAAATACAAACCACGACGCACTTATGGACAACGCGGCACATCCTATTGCACCAATCAAAAGGAATGCTGTAAACAAAGGTTTTTTATATCCTTTCGTGTCAGCAAGCGTTCCCAGTATAGGCCCTATTATTGCAACAATAAGCGTTGAAATTGATACTGCATATCCCCAATAAGCCGTTGAATTTGAAGCCGATATGCCGCTGCCAGTAGCAATATTCTTGAAATAAATAGGTATAATAGTCGATACGAGCAATATAAATGCGGAATTTCCCACATCATACATGATCCAATGCTTTTCCAGCGATGTTAATTTACTTTTAGAAGAAATAATGTCCCTCACCTCTTTATTTAGATATAATAATTATATTTCCATAATACCATATACAGCTTACTTTTCAACAAATAAAGAAGATTATTGCATATATATTTTGTAAATAATAAGAAAAATCTGCATACGCGAACTGGCATGCAGATTTAATCTCAATATTTCAGAAACCGATTATAAAGTATTAAGCTTTTGTTAATATATATAAACAAGTCCTTCTTTTATATCTTATAATTGTATAATATACCAGTACTATCAGTTAGCCTGATTTAACTTTATATCAAGGCAAACTCCGCCAACAGAGGTAGTTAGGCAACTTGTCTGGTGTATATCATACTCTTTGCCTTCATCAGATGAACCTTGCTTTGGCGGCAATATGTCACATTTAAGTTTATTATCAGAAAGCATCGTAAGAACATTTCCGCTTATAATATTTGCAATTTCAGAAATCGCTGATGTAACAAACTCATCAACTGAATCCAAATCCATTCCAACCATAATATTAACCATACTTAGTGAGGTTGATGGAGGGAACCTGTAAATAACTTCACCCTCAAGGTCTCCTGTTACTCCGATGGATATATCCAAGGAATCATCACATACAAAATCATCTGCAGGATTATCCTCTATGTCCGAAAGATCAAGCATAAGTTTAAACACATCACGGGTTGCTTTAACAAATGAGTTGTAAAGATTAGCGCTCATTGCCGTCCACCCCCTTTTCCTTTGCGTAAGAAGCAATATTTTGGTCATCTGCTGCAACATGGTTTATGAGCCATGCCAAGAGCTTTCCTGCAAACTGCAACATTAATTTTTCATCGCACCCGCTCTTTTCATATTCTTCAGAAACACTAAGTACATAACTAACCATGTCGTCATGTATTTTTTTATGCATATCATATCCAGGGTACTCGATGCTTCTCTGGTATCCTTCTTCAGCATTGAAATGCTCTACCACATATCCTTTCATGAATTCTAGTGTCTCATTTACTTTGCTAACTTTCTCATTCCAATCTGCAGATGATTTCACTGTCTGAATGAATAGCTCCACACGCCTGAACAGCTCCTTGTGCTGATTATCAATCAAAGGAACACCAAGTTCATATTTGTCTTTCCAAAGCATAATTTTCCTTCCCTTCTCTTAGAACTTAATATAGTATATCGGCATAATTTTTAAAAATTTAATTAATAATACAAAATCAGAATACCTTGTGTTCTTTTTTAACATGCCGGTATTCTGATTTTGTTTTTACTAAAAACTCTATGCGAAGGTCTATTCAGCTTCAAGCGCTGTAGCCCTCTGCACCAAACCTGTACTTATCAAATGCTCCACATAATTAGAACTTTCGTAGTTGGGAGCTATAGGCGTAACTGACATATATCCTTGTTTTACATAATCTATGTCCGAGTCCTCCTCAACATTAGATGCATCTTTCATACAAAGCGCGAAACTACTTGTTTCCTCATTTAATTTTTCTTCTTTAAAATAGAAAGGATATTGTCCCGGCGCAGATAGCCTTGCATAAACCTCTCCCTTAAATTCATCCGGTTTACAGGAAGGAATGTTCACATTCAGTATATAATTTCTATTCATCGAAGTTTTAATATACTTCTCTAAAAAAGCACCAAGGTACATGCGGCACACATCAAAATTATTGCCGTCCAATGAAAGAGCCAGTGACGGTATCTTGTACTGGTAGCCCTCTATGGCTCCGGCTACAGTTCCTGAATATAGTACGTCACCACCGTAATTTGTACCGTTATTAATGCCGGAGAGTATAAGATCTGGTTTTTCGTCAAGCAAATTGTTAAGTGCTAAACGTACGCAGTCGGCAGGGGTGCTTCCTATGCTCCATGCACCTTTTACCTTAACCGGGAAATCATATTTCTTGACGATTATCGGTCCATGTATGGTTATACCGTGAGACACAGCACTTCTTTGTCTGTCTGGCGCCGCCACATAAACTTCTCCGAAGTCCTTCACAATATCAGCCAATACTTTTATTCCTTCTGAAAATATTCCGTCATCGTTGGTTAATAGAATTTTCATCATAATACACCTCTGTCACATATTGTAAGTAAATGCATTATATCATGAAATACTATTATTGTAGACAAATAATTTCTAAAATTATTTTAACAGGTAAGAATAAGCAACGTCATTCATACCGATTGATAAGCTTCAAGCATTCTTTTTCATAATGATTCTTTGATATATTCAATCGGTACATCCATGCGAACAGCTATTTCTTCAACAGAAAGACCCGAATTAATAAGAATTTATGTGTTGCTAAATCAATTCAATAATTACTTTTTTATTTTATGCATAATTCTTAAGCAGCCATCTAGGTGTAACATTTGATGCCTTGAAAACGGCATTAAAAACAGTCCTGCATATGTTTTTTTACACCAATAATCAACGAGCCAAAAAGCATTTTCATCTGTAGAAACAACATTTAATTTTATTAAATCATTTTTCCTGACATCTTTAACCTTTAACCTTGACTCTTTAAAATTCATTTGGTTAATTAACTGATTTGTGTTTGCATAAACATCATCTACATAATGTTTTAACTGATTAATGTCTAAGGAAAGACTAAATTGAACAAGCTGGTCTCTTTTTAGCTCGTTGCCTGTAGTTTTAATAGGGCTGCTTAATAAACTATCATATTTATTTTCAAAAAATACTTGTTTCTTACCTAAAATAAGAGTGTTAGATGTAATATCTTCAATCCTGGTTAGATGATATAAATAATATGCAATTGTTTTATCCGATTTCAGCGGCATTATGCAGTAGTCTTTTTTTTCACAGTTTGCAAATATATAATCATCAATTTCTTTTAATTCTTTGCGGAGCTGAAGTAAATTTATCTTACCCTCCTCAAATTTATCTTTACACTTTATTTGTGATTGAAAAGTTTTAAATAAACTAGAACGTTCCTGTTTCGATTTCATTTACTCTCCTTCTATCTCATAGGTATAAATTCTGAAAATACATATGTAGTTTTTTTAGCAGCTATGCTATTTAAAAAATGACAATTCATGCACTAAAAATGATTTAATAAACACGTTGTTCTCCTGGTTAAGTGTAGGTTGGAATGCCGCATAACGGCATTTCTTGTAGCGCTCATCATCTAAACAAAAGTCATACCCCATTACACATTTCGGATTACAATCATTTGGATCTAGTAATCTTTTACATACAGACGCTTTTTTAATT
Above is a window of Sedimentibacter sp. MB35-C1 DNA encoding:
- a CDS encoding NifB/NifX family molybdenum-iron cluster-binding protein, with protein sequence MIKIAVASENERVTEHFGHCINFNIFETENDVITKEESIPNPGHRPGFLPNFLNDMGINVIISGGMGGGAIDIFNEKGIEVIVGASGDAKAATEAYLKGSLKSTGSVCHEHQHHDECGE
- a CDS encoding ATP-binding protein; protein product: MKQLLILSGKGGTGKTTIASAFIKLSDAKSYADCDVDAPNLHLIAGQNTNPEITDYYGLPKAEIDPEICIDCGKCARSCRFSAISKTEMYKVDPFACEGCGVCELVCPVNAVSLRPSVAGELMLYSENEKVFSTAQLKMGNGTSGMLVSEVKKQMRSAAPSAELSIIDGSPGIGCPVIASLSGVHMVLIVAEPSVSGISDMERIINTAAKFGARVAVCINKYDINYENSEKIEKFCKENKIPFVGRIPYDSEAVKAVNNGQTIVDVECKSGTVVKHLYSKTMELLYSE
- a CDS encoding ATP-binding protein, which translates into the protein MKIAVLSGKGGTGKTLVSVNLAAVSGNSEYIDCDVEEPNGHLFLKPDNVQEKGIYVKVPQVNYDLCNGCRKCVDFCKYNALAHIRDRLIVFEEVCHSCGGCAMLCPENALTEKNKSVGKVLEGNSDQITVRTGMLNTGEVSGIPIIKDLLDESNFGSCKNVFIDCPPGSACSVMESIKDADYCILVAEPTLFGVHNLNMVYELVKIFKKPFGAVLNKCTDGENPAERFCHENNIKILSKIPFDSELGMLNSNAEIAVFKSKKYKELFLTLLDKVTQEVQNEAAINSQR
- a CDS encoding NifB/NifX family molybdenum-iron cluster-binding protein, whose protein sequence is MKIAIPVDKKDIKTEECVSFGRAPYFMIYDTEANEAVFLDNSAAAMTGGAGIKAAQAIVDSGAESVLARRCGENAAEVLKAADIKIFKTRSSSAKENIDAFIAGELSQLDEIHAGFHGHHGGN
- a CDS encoding DUF6544 family protein is translated as MWYLLLSGLFVIVLLILFLYMPYSKTKKEFNNVIENRVKSMSKTLEVFTENDMINLPEPVQKYFKKCGYIGKPKMSYMKAYYKNVNFKMSPSKTIKIDHTQCNFVKRPERFAFINSNLYGIPFEGLDSYDCGIGRMKGVIAKIITLFDQRGAEMDRACLVTYLSESLIFPNAALQDFITWKEIDSTHAEAEISCYGISASGVFTFDEDGLWRSFRTNDRISVSMDGSERKAPWSAIVEDYHQSNEIWVPRVVSSVWHYPEGDFIYFNENGSKILIEHY
- a CDS encoding MFS transporter produces the protein MYDVGNSAFILLVSTIIPIYFKNIATGSGISASNSTAYWGYAVSISTLIVAIIGPILGTLADTKGYKKPLFTAFLLIGAIGCAALSISASWFVFLFIFVIAKIGISGSLIFYDSMLPDVTAEDKMDLLSSLGYAWGYIGSCVPFTLSLVIILFSDKLYITASNATKFAFILTAAWWVAASFPLLKNYRQIYYVETKKNAIREALVRLKNTFMDIKNQKEIFIFLMAFFFYIDGVYTIIEMATSYGKDVGISDNNLLFALLLTQVVAFPFALMFGKLSKKYKTKDLINVSIIGYFLITIFALQLDKAWEFWFLAVCVAMFQGAIQALSRSYFAKIIPKEKSSEYFGFFDIFGKGASFTGAFIMGLTTQISGNSKTGVASIAIMFIIGYFMFNRAVKMNR
- a CDS encoding chemotaxis protein CheX, encoding MSANLYNSFVKATRDVFKLMLDLSDIEDNPADDFVCDDSLDISIGVTGDLEGEVIYRFPPSTSLSMVNIMVGMDLDSVDEFVTSAISEIANIISGNVLTMLSDNKLKCDILPPKQGSSDEGKEYDIHQTSCLTTSVGGVCLDIKLNQAN
- a CDS encoding bacteriohemerythrin, with product MLWKDKYELGVPLIDNQHKELFRRVELFIQTVKSSADWNEKVSKVNETLEFMKGYVVEHFNAEEGYQRSIEYPGYDMHKKIHDDMVSYVLSVSEEYEKSGCDEKLMLQFAGKLLAWLINHVAADDQNIASYAKEKGVDGNER
- the surE gene encoding 5'/3'-nucleotidase SurE is translated as MMKILLTNDDGIFSEGIKVLADIVKDFGEVYVAAPDRQRSAVSHGITIHGPIIVKKYDFPVKVKGAWSIGSTPADCVRLALNNLLDEKPDLILSGINNGTNYGGDVLYSGTVAGAIEGYQYKIPSLALSLDGNNFDVCRMYLGAFLEKYIKTSMNRNYILNVNIPSCKPDEFKGEVYARLSAPGQYPFYFKEEKLNEETSSFALCMKDASNVEEDSDIDYVKQGYMSVTPIAPNYESSNYVEHLISTGLVQRATALEAE
- a CDS encoding phage head-tail adapter protein, giving the protein MKSKQERSSLFKTFQSQIKCKDKFEEGKINLLQLRKELKEIDDYIFANCEKKDYCIMPLKSDKTIAYYLYHLTRIEDITSNTLILGKKQVFFENKYDSLLSSPIKTTGNELKRDQLVQFSLSLDINQLKHYVDDVYANTNQLINQMNFKESRLKVKDVRKNDLIKLNVVSTDENAFWLVDYWCKKTYAGLFLMPFSRHQMLHLDGCLRIMHKIKK